In the genome of Populus alba chromosome 11, ASM523922v2, whole genome shotgun sequence, one region contains:
- the LOC118031517 gene encoding G-type lectin S-receptor-like serine/threonine-protein kinase At1g11300, which produces MGLGNCEVAVALLLFLSCSSSVYGDAGDTITPSQPIKDPEAIVSAGNKFELGFFSPVKSTYRYVGLWYSNISAETQVLWVANRNNPINDSSGMMTISEDGNLVVLNGQGEVLWSSNVSIGFYQSTAQLTDDGNLVLKARPNGNLVWQSFQQPTDSYIPKMRLSSNARTGEKTLLMSWRSSSDPSVGNFSAGLNPLGIPEFVIWYNGHPFWRSGPWGGQNFIGIPEMYTSVYLEGFSVQEEADGTFTLSLIQDPVIRATYVLTSHGKFIEQYWDYRKGGSEYTWEAPSTECDIYGKCGPFGSCDAQNSPICTCLKGFVAENKDEWNKGIWTSGCVRMTSLQCDRIQNGSEVGKEDGFMKLEMMKVPTFAEYWSNPSSEQECKDECLRNCSCVAYSYYNGFGCMAWTGNLIDIQQFSEGGTGLNIRLAYTELVADNMRNREIIISMSVIAGAIAICICVFFSWKWMATHRDRNLICVETLSSEVQETVFDGNVKEVKLEPLFKLQILETATNNFDISKKLGQGGFGPVYWGKLPDGQEIAVKRLSRTSGQGREEFMNEVAVISKLQHRNLVRLLGCCVEGEEMMLVYEYLPNKSLDAFLFDSLRKGQLNWKRRFHIINGICRGLLYLHRDSRLRIIHRDLKPSNILLDHDLNPKISDFGIARISGGNEVNTTRVVGTFGFMSPEYLMEGRFSEKSDVFSFGVLLLEIVSGRRNAHFYSNEHVLSLTGFAWKLWNEGDITALVDPAIPDPCFQVEIFRCIQIGLLCVQELAKDRPAVSTITSMLNSEIVDLPPPKKPAFVERQISLDTESITQNQKINSINNVTISDLKGR; this is translated from the exons ATGGGACTTGGCAACTGCGAAGTTGCAGTAGCTCTTCTTCTGTTTCTATCATGTTCCTCTTCAGTTTATGGTGACGCAGGAGATACCATTACTCCTTCTCAACCCATCAAAGATCCAGAAGCTATAGTCTCTGCCGGCAATAAGTTCGAACTGGGATTTTTCAGCCCAGTTAAGTCAACATATCGATATGTCGGACTATGGTATAGTAATATATCAGCAGAAACTCAAGTACTATGGGTGGCCAACAGAAACAACCCAATCAACGATTCTTCTGGGATGATGACAATATCTGAAGATGGAAATCTTGTGGTTTTGAATGGTCAGGGAGAGGTTCTGTGGTCATCAAATGTTTCAATTGGGTTCTATCAGTCAACTGCACAGCTTACTGATGATGGAAACCTTGTCTTGAAAGCTAGACCGAATGGAAACCTTGTATGGCAAAGTTTCCAGCAGCCTACGGATTCTTACATACCAAAAATGAGACTTAGTTCTAACGCAAGAACTGGGGAAAAGACACTGCTAATGTCATGGAGAAGCTCATCTGATCCTTCAGTTGGGAATTTCTCTGCTGGTCTCAATCCATTAGGAATTCCTGAGTTCGTCATCTGGTACAATGGTCATCCATTTTGGCGTAGTGGTCCATGGGGTGGTCAGAATTTTATTGGAATACCAGAAATGTATACTTCTGTGTATTTAGAAGGATTTAGTGTACAAGAAGAAGCAGATGGCACTTTCACTCTTAGTTTAATTCAAGACCCAGTTATCCGTGCAACGTATGTTTTGACTTCTCATGGAAAATTTATAGAACAATACTGGGATTATAGGAAGGGAGGTTCGGAGTATACCTGGGAAGCTCCATCAACTGAGTGTGATATTTATGGCAAGTGCGGGCCATTTGGAAGCTGCGATGCACAGAATTCACCTATCTGCACATGTTTAAAAGGGTTTGTTgcagaaaataaagatgaatGGAACAAAGGAATTTGGACTAGCGGTTGTGTGAGGATGACATCGTTGCAGTGTGATAGAATACAGAATGGTAGTGAAGTGGGAAAAGAAGATGGATTTATGAAGCTAGAGATGATGAAGGTGCCAACCTTTGCCGAGTACTGGTCAAATCCGTCCTCCGAACAAGAATGCAAAGATGAGTGCTTGAGGAATTGTTCTTGTGTCGCTTATTCATATTATAATGGTTTTGGTTGTATGGCATGGACAGGAAACTTGATTGATATACAACAGTTCTCTGAAGGAGGGACAGGTCTCAACATTCGCCTGGCGTATACAGAacttg TTGCAGATAACATGAGAAACAGGGAAATAATCATCAGTATGTCAGTGATTGCAGGAGCCATAGCTATCTGCAtctgtgtgtttttttcttggaagtGGATGGCTACACATAGAG ATAGGAATTTGATATGTGTGGAGACCTTATCGTCAGAAGTTCAAGAAACAGTTTTTGATGGAAACGTCAAGGAAGTTAAACTAGAACCACTCTTCAAATTACAAATTCTCGAAACTGCTACaaacaactttgatatatccAAGAAGCTTGGGCAGGGCGGCTTTGGTCCAGTATACTGG GGAAAATTGCCAGATGGCCAGGAAATAGCTGTGAAAAGACTCTCTAGAACATCTGGTCAAGGGCGCGAAGAGTTTATGAATGAAGTGGCGGTGATTTCTAAACTCCAACATAGGAATCTTGTGAGACTTCTTGGTTGCTGTGTTGAAGGAGAAGAGATGATGTTGGTTTATGAGTACCTGCCGAATAAAAGCTTGGATGCATTTCTCTTTG ATTCACTCAGGAAAGGACAACTAAATTGGAAAAGACGCTTCCACATTATTAATGGAATTTGTCGAGGTCTTCTTTACCTTCACAGAGATTCTAGACTAAGAATTATTCATAGAGATCTGAAGCCAAGTAACATCTTATTGGACCACGATCTGAATCCAAAAATTTCAGACTTCGGAATAGCCAGGATTTCTGGCGGCAATGAAGTGAATACTACCAGGGTTGTTGGAACCTt TGGCTTTATGTCCCCTGAATATTTAATGGAAGGAAGATTTTCAGAGAAATCGGATGTGTTTAGCTTTGGAGTGTTGTTGCTGGAGATCGTGAGCGGAAGAAGGAACGCTCATTTTTATAGCAATGAGCATGTTTTGAGTCTTACAGGATTT GCTTGGAAACTGTGGAATGAAGGTGACATTACAGCTCTGGTCGATCCTGCAATACCAGATCCATGTTTTCAGGTGGAGATATTCCGATGCATACAGATTGGTCTGTTGTGTGTGCAAGAATTGGCAAAAGACAGACCGGCCGTGTCTACCATCACTTCCATGCTAAATAGTGAAATTGTGGATCTTCCTCCTCCAAAGAAACCAGCATTTGTTGAAAGGCAGATTTCCTTGGATACAGAGTCCATTACACAGAACCAAAAGATAAACTCCATTAACAATGTGACGATTTCTGATCTTAAAGGCCGATAG
- the LOC118031520 gene encoding G-type lectin S-receptor-like serine/threonine-protein kinase At1g11300, which produces MGLGSCEVAVALLLFLSCSCSVYGDAGDNITTSQPIKDPEAIVSAGNRFKLGFFSPVNSTYRYVGIWYSNISVATPVLWVANRNNPINDSSGMMTISEDGNLVVLNGQGEVLWSSNVTNGFNQSTAQLTDDGNLVLKAGPNGNLVWQSFQQPRDIYLPKMRLSANARTGKKTLLTSWRSSSDPSVGNFSAGINPLGIPEFFIWYNGHPFWRSGPWGGQNFIGIQDMYTSGYLEGFSIQDEGDGTFTLSLIRDPVFRATYVLTSHGTFVEQYWDYGKRGWEYNWETPSTECDIYGKCGPFGRCDAQNSPICTCLEGFVAKNPDEWNKGIWTRGCVRKTSLQCDGIQNGTEVGKEDGFKKLEMMKVPTFAKYCPNTYSEQECKDECLKNCSCVAYSYYKDSGCMAWTGNLIDIQKFSEGGKDLNIRLAYTELVSGNKRNMKVIISMSVIVGAIAIFICVFFSWKWMAKHRERKLISEETLSFKTREAQETVFDGNLPENVREVKLEPLFKLQILETATNNFDISKKLGQGGFGAVYRGKLPDGLEIAVKRLSRTSGQGREEFMNEVAVISKLQHRNLVRLLGCCVEGEEMMLVYEYMPNKSLDAFLFDSLRKGQLDWKRRFNIINGICRGLLYLHRDSRLRIIHRDLKPSNILLDHELNPKISDFGIARISGGNEVNTTRVVGTFGFMSPEYLMEGRFSEKSDVFSFGVLLLEIVSGRKNAHFYSNEHALSLIGFAWKLWNEGDITSLVDPAISDPCFQVEMFRCIHIGLLCVQELAKDRPTVSTISSMLNSEIVDLPPPKKPAFVERQSSLDTEAITQSQKINSINNVTISDLNGR; this is translated from the exons ATGGGACTTGGCAGCTGCGAAGTTGCAGTAGCTCTTCTTCTGTTTCTATCATGTTCCTGTTCAGTTTATGGTGATGCAGGAGATAACATAACTACTTCTCAACCCATCAAAGATCCAGAAGCTATAGTCTCGGCCGGCAATAGGTTCAAACTGGGATTTTTCAGCCCAGTTAATTCAACATATCGATATGTCGGAATATGGTATAGTAATATATCAGTAGCAACTCCAGTACTATGGGTGGCCAACAGAAACAACCCAATCAACGATTCTTCTGGGATGATGACAATATCTGAAGATGGAAATCTTGTGGTTTTGAATGGTCAGGGAGAGGTTCTATGGTCATCAAATGTTACGAATGGTTTCAATCAGTCAACTGCACAGCTTACTGATGATGGAAACCTTGTCTTGAAAGCTGGACCGAATGGAAACCTTGTATGGCAAAGTTTCCAGCAGCCTAGGGATATTTACTTACCAAAGATGAGACTTAGTGCTAACGCAAGAACAGGGAAAAAGACACTGCTAACGTCCTGGAGAAGCTCGTCTGATCCTTCAGTCGGAAACTTCTCTGCTGGTATCAATCCACTAGGAATTCCTGAGTTCTTCATCTGGTACAATGGTCATCCATTTTGGCGTAGTGGTCCATGGGGTGGTCAGAATTTTATCGGAATACAAGATATGTATACTTCTGGGTATTTAGAAGGATTTAGTATACAAGATGAAGGAGATGGCACTTTCACTCTTAGTTTAATTCGAGACCCAGTTTTCCGTGCAACGTATGTTTTGACTTCTCATGGAACATTTGTAGAGCAATACTGGGATTATGGGAAGAGAGGTTGGGAGTATAACTGGGAAACTCCATCAACTGAGTGTGATATTTATGGCAAGTGCGGGCCATTTGGAAGATGCGATGCACAGAATTCACCTATCTGCACATGTTTAGAAGGGTTTGTTGCAAAAAATCCAGATGAATGGAACAAAGGAATTTGGACTCGCGGATGTGTTAGGAAGACATCGTTGCAGTGTGATGGAATACAAAATGGTACTGAAGTGGGAAAAGAAGATGGGTTTAAGAAGCTGGAGATGATGAAGGTGCCAACCTTTGCCAAGTACTGCCCAAATACGTACTCCGAACAAGAATGCAAAGATGAGTGCTTGAAGAATTGTTCCTGTGTCGCTTATTCATATTATAAAGATTCTGGTTGTATGGCATGGACAGGAAACTTGATTGATATACAAAAGTTCTCTGAAGGAGGGAAAGATCTAAACATTCGCCTGGCGTATACAGAACTCg tttcagGTAACAAGAGAAACATGAAAGTAATCATCAGTATGTCAGTGATTGTAGGAGCCATAGCCATCTTCAtctgtgtgtttttttcttggaagtGGATGGCTAAACACAGAG AAAGGAAGTTGATAAGTGAGGAGACCTTATCGTTCAAAACGAGAGAAGCACAAGAAACAGTTTTTGATGGAAACTTGCCCGAAAACGTCAGGGAAGTTAAACTTGAACCACTCTTCAAATTACAAATTCTTGAAACTGCTACAAACAACTTTGACATATCCAAGAAGCTTGGACAGGGCGGCTTTGGTGCAGTATACAGG GGAAAATTGCCAGATGGGCTGGAAATAGCTGTGAAAAGACTTTCTAGAACATCTGGTCAAGGGCGCGAAGAGTTTATGAATGAAGTGGCGGTGATTTCTAAACTCCAACACAGGAATCTTGTGAGACTTCTTGGTTGCTGTGTTGAAGGAGAAGAGATGATGTTGGTTTATGAGTACATGCCGAATAAAAGCCTGGATGCATTTCTCTTTG ATTCACTAAGGAAAGGACAACTAGATTGGAAAAGACGCTTCAATATTATTAATGGAATTTGTCGAGGTCTTCTTTACCTTCACAGAGATTCTAGACTAAGAATTATTCATAGAGATCTGAAGCCCAGTAACATCTTATTGGACCACGAGCTGAATCCAAAAATTTCAGACTTCGGAATAGCCAGGATTTCTGGCGGCAATGAAGTGAATACCACCAGGGTTGTTGGAACCTT TGGCTTTATGTCCCCTGAATATTTAATGGAAGGAAGATTTTCAGAGAAATCAGATGTGTTTAGCTTTGGAGTGTTGTTGCTGGAGATCGTGAGCGGACGAAAGAACGCTCATTTTTATAGCAATGAGCATGCTTTGAGTCTTATAGGATTT GCTTGGAAACTGTGGAATGAAGGTGACATTACATCTCTGGTCGATCCTGCAATATCAGATCCATGTTTTCAGGTGGAGATGTTCCGATGCATACATATTGGTCTGTTGTGTGTGCAGGAATTGGCAAAAGATAGACCGACCGTGTCTACCATCAGTTCCATGCTAAATAGTGAAATTGTGGATCTTCCTCCTCCAAAGAAACCAGCATTTGTTGAAAGGCAGAGTTCCTTGGATACAGAGGCCATTACTCAGAGCCAAAAGATAAATTCCATTAACAATGTGACGATTTCTGATCTTAACGGCCGATAG